Below is a window of Chloroflexota bacterium DNA.
ACATCCTACCCTTTGAAAAGGTCCAGGTGCTGGATGTGAACAACGGGGCCCGCTTTGATACCTATGCCATTTTAGGCGGGCCGGGGGAGGTGGGCATCAACGGGGCCGCCGCCCGGCTGGCTGCCAGGGGGGATATAGTCATCGTCCTCACCTATACCGACCTGCCCGAGGAGCAGGCCCACCACCACCGCCCCCGACTGGTCTATGTAGACGAGGACAACCGCCCCAAGGCAAAGGAGGCCCCGTGCCGCGCATAACCATCGCGGAAGTCCGGGCGATGAAGGGGAAGGAGAAGGTCCCCATGCTCACCGCCTATGACTACACCACGGCCAAGCTCCTGGACGAGGTGGGGGTGCCCCTCATCCTGGTAGGGGATAGCCTGGGGATGGTGATGCTGGGCTATGAGTCCACCATCCCCGTGACCATGGAGGAGATGCTCCACCATACCAGGGCGGTGGTGAGGGGGAGCAAGAGGGCCATGGTCATCGGCGATATGCCCTTTATGAGCTACCATATCAGCGTTGCCGAGGCACTGAGAAACGCCGCCCGTTTTATCCAGGAGGGTGGCACCCAGGCGGTGAAGCTGGAGGGGGGAGAGATGATGGCCGAGACGGTCCACCGCCTGGTCTCCTGCGGCATCCCCGTGATGGGCCATATCGGCCTCACCCCGCAGTCCGCCCTCCAGATAGGCCTCAAGGCCCAGGGGCGCACCCCTGAAGAAGCCCTCAGGCTGGTCAAGGACGCCATGGCCCTGGAGGAGGCGGGGGCCTTCGCCGTCGTCCTGGAGAGCGTGCCCTTTGCCCTTGCCGAGTTCATCACCCGGAAGGTGGCCGTCCCCACCATCGGCATCGGGGCGGGGCCGGGCACAGACGGGCAGGTCCAGGTCATCCATGATATGCTGGGCTCCTACACCGACTTCGTCCCCCGCCACGCTAAGCAGTATGTGAAGCTGGCCGACCTCATCCGCAGGGCAGTGGCCGAATATACCCAGGAGGTCAAGGCGGGGACCTTTCCCACCGAGGCCCACAGCTACAAGATTGACCCGCAGGTCCTCGAGGAGGGGAAAAAGCGGACGTGAAGGTTGTCCGCACCGTGGCCCAGCTCCGGGCCTGGAGGAAGGGCCTGTCCGGCACCCTGGGCTTTGTCCCCACCATGGGTTGTCTCCACCAGGGGCA
It encodes the following:
- a CDS encoding aspartate 1-decarboxylase; protein product: MRTMLKSKLHRARVTGVNVDYEGSIALDPRLMEAADILPFEKVQVLDVNNGARFDTYAILGGPGEVGINGAAARLAARGDIVIVLTYTDLPEEQAHHHRPRLVYVDEDNRPKAKEAPCRA
- the panB gene encoding 3-methyl-2-oxobutanoate hydroxymethyltransferase, with amino-acid sequence MPRITIAEVRAMKGKEKVPMLTAYDYTTAKLLDEVGVPLILVGDSLGMVMLGYESTIPVTMEEMLHHTRAVVRGSKRAMVIGDMPFMSYHISVAEALRNAARFIQEGGTQAVKLEGGEMMAETVHRLVSCGIPVMGHIGLTPQSALQIGLKAQGRTPEEALRLVKDAMALEEAGAFAVVLESVPFALAEFITRKVAVPTIGIGAGPGTDGQVQVIHDMLGSYTDFVPRHAKQYVKLADLIRRAVAEYTQEVKAGTFPTEAHSYKIDPQVLEEGKKRT